Part of the Anaerolineales bacterium genome, CCTGCCTGAGGGAGTTCGCGCCAGAGGTGGGGAATCTGCCCGCCTCTGGCTTGGACCTTTCGTCGTGGGGGAAGTCGGACACGCCAAGGCTCAGCTGACTGCGGAGACGGCATGGCCCCATACCGCTTCGATTTCCGCCGCTACCTGGCGGCGAAGACCACCATCGACGACCGGTCGCTCAACGCGCAGGTCTGGTCGACGATGGCTGCGGCGATGGCTCAACGCCAGGCGTCTGCCGACGTGCGGGTCATCGAAGTCGGAGCCGGCATCGGCACCATGCTCCACCGGCTGCTCGGTCAGGGGGTTCTGTGGCGCGGATCGTACACCGGCGTCGACTCCGATGGGGCAAACATCCTGCGCGCCGACCGGCTGCTGCCGCAATGGGCGCGGCGGCACGCCTGGCAGAGCCAGGCCCGGCGCGGCCGGCACTTGCTCAGGGCGCAGCACGCCAGCGCCGCGGCCCGCTTCGTGGCTGGCGACTTCGCCGCTTTCGCCCGCCGGCCATCCCAGCGCCAGGCTTGGGATGCTGTCGTCGCCCATGCCTTCCTCGACCTAGTTCCCCTCGAGAGCGCTGTTGCGCTGCTGCTGTCCTTGCTGCGCCCAGGCGGCCTGTTCTACTTCAGTCTGAACTTCGACGGCGAGACGATCCTGCTTCCCGAGATCGATGGTGAGTTTGACCGGCAAGTCATCCACACCTACCACCGGACGATGGATGAACGCTTGCTGGACGGCAGGCGCTCCGGAGACAGCCGCACCGGTCGGCATCTGCTGGCCGGCCTGCCGTCCTGGGGCGGCGAGATCCTGGCTGCCGGTAGCTCCGACTGGGTAGTTGTCCCGCGGGGCGGCGCCTACCCCGCAGATGAGGCCTTCTTCCTTCACTTCATCTGCCACACGCTCGGGAACGCGCTGCGGCGCAGGCGAGAGATCGATCGCTCCC contains:
- a CDS encoding class I SAM-dependent methyltransferase, with product MAPYRFDFRRYLAAKTTIDDRSLNAQVWSTMAAAMAQRQASADVRVIEVGAGIGTMLHRLLGQGVLWRGSYTGVDSDGANILRADRLLPQWARRHAWQSQARRGRHLLRAQHASAAARFVAGDFAAFARRPSQRQAWDAVVAHAFLDLVPLESAVALLLSLLRPGGLFYFSLNFDGETILLPEIDGEFDRQVIHTYHRTMDERLLDGRRSGDSRTGRHLLAGLPSWGGEILAAGSSDWVVVPRGGAYPADEAFFLHFICHTLGNALRRRREIDRSQLRRWIERRHRQIDHGELIYIAHQLDVVGTRPG